One window of the Triticum dicoccoides isolate Atlit2015 ecotype Zavitan chromosome 3B, WEW_v2.0, whole genome shotgun sequence genome contains the following:
- the LOC119275747 gene encoding serine/threonine-protein kinase RUNKEL-like produces MNNFHVYEAIGRGKHSTVYKGRKKKTIEYFAVKSVDKSQRSKVLNEVRMLHSLDHANVLKFYSWYETSAHFWLVLEYCVGGDLKGLLEQDKKLPESAMHDLAYDLVKALLFLHSQGIIYCDLKPSNILLDEFGCMKLCDFGLARRLKDIEKTDPGDVPQPMRGTPCYMAPELFQEGGVHSYASDFWALGCVLYECYVGRPPFVGREFTQLVKSILSEPAPPLPDNSSRSFQNLINCLLMKDPAERLQWSELCAHNFWRNSMPMIPLPPQPAFDNMVGLPTTPYLAERNGDKPSRQLTPPKTREHLRKKDENSAKVFTTPVKNVLTGKRNNAKPCKADGLKGVNVLRMSRIAKKNLQREKDKENYRRPPTETDENEAEVKIENNDMELDFGENPEGDAPDDNDGSDNAGPTADEKHTTEGTDGNEENCINQVDMLTDECSVKPDTMLKAEQNCSENPDVVATPPSFCMRKARPKITSGAATGSEPSNIFEAFWHPTDLAVKPVMPSKKGDKATETVTVLPFEALPAADYIRLPREQMNAFHSQIIQSLSGSFQVSEKQNIIRYLELLSMNSDAANIITNGPIMSLLIKMLRLSKTSVLRVQVASLMGLLIRYSTILDAELASSGIVNALSDGLRDRHDKLRRFCMATLGELLFYISTQSDQDSKESNAQESPMKDNKAGSLWQVPSSVIALVSSILRKGEDDLAQLYALRTIDNICSQGTDWTSRFASQDVIGHLCYIYKATGKQENTRLIAISCLSRLARFSSSCTHLILEKLTFKDIACTLLKGNPREQQISLNLLNSALGNSHIIPNMSRYILSLTEEKQLVPGLISLIEQGTDILRGKALLFVALLCKNSRRWLPQFFCNAKLLSAVDRLGKEKDGFIHQCTEAFVQLVASLVPGILDTVSSDIQQVMGGKRHGPITALTGRAHPKSTIHLFPVILHLLGSVSFNHRVVTSQVLLQLANLMKILETPFQARDDFQMTLLRVLEAATEEPSVILREHTIFTSRFLPSLSILYKGNKDCDARFLCLKILSDVMIVIFSDSSLTADEQCLADLKTISHKYFLPMYPSFAEDEDPIPMYAQKLLVMLMEHDCVKVSDILNEATVSQCFEFLLGDLSNANVSNVKLCFALASAPDMDSNILSQLQVVRRIGNLLEFVTAKDMDDFLEPTLELCRAFIIRGTGSNRSIVLTKEPALLVDSAFSMSIAVDQQSCIIDICDLGGSMGIFLEVVENSDPQISDLASDCVVLLLKAAPREATMGLLTNLPKLSALVDSLKHGAPLPLTRLLYSLAFSCRQYLTQGMILSISVPALMRVEALVSSFKGSQDSCLADAASCVGAELQRLPRCG; encoded by the exons ATGAACAACTTCCACGTCTACGAGGCCATTGGCCGCGGCAAGCACTCG ACTGTCTACAAAGGGCGGAAGAAGAAAACCATCGAGTACTTCGCCGTCAAGAGCGTCGACAAGTCGCAGCGCTCCAAGGTCCTCAACGAG GTCCGGATGCTTCATTCTTTAGATCACGCTAATGTCCTCAAATTTTACTCTTG GTATGAAACTTCAGCACATTTTTGGCTGGTACTGGAATATTGTGTTGGCGGAGACCTCAAGGGCTTGCTCGAGCAG GATAAGAAGCTGCCTGAAAGTGCCATGCATGACCTGGCTTACGATCTTGTCAAAGCCCTCCT GTTCTTGCATTCACAAGGAATTATATATTGTGATCTGAAGCCATCTAACATCCTACTTGATGAGTTTGGATGCATGAAG CTGTGTGATTTTGGATTAGCAAGACGTTTAAAGGACATCGAGAAGACCGACCCTGGAGAT GTGCCACAACCTATGAGGGGGACACCATGTTACATGGCTCCTGAGTTGTTCCAAGAGGGAGGGGTCCACTCATATGCTTCTGATTTCTGGGCTCTTGGTTGTGTGCTATACGAATGCTATGTAGGAAGACCTCCTTTCGTGGGCCGTGAATTTACCCAGTTAGTCAAATCCATACTTTCAGAGCCTGCACCACCTTTACCTGATAACTCGTCAAGGTCTTTCCAGAATCTGATCAACTGCTTACTCATGAAAGACCCAGCTGAAAGACTACAGTGGTCTGAACTATGTGCACACAACTTCTGGAGAAACAGTATGCCAATGATTCCGTTACCTCCTCAACCTGCCTTTGACAACATGGTTGGACTTCCCACTACACCATATCTAGCTGAGCGAAATGGGGATAAACCCTCCAGACAGCTGACGCCACCCAAGACTCGTGAACACCTACGCAAGAAAGATGAAAATTCTGCCAAGGTGTTCACGACCCCTGTTAAGAATGTGCTAACTGGTAAGAGAAATAATGCAAAACCTTGTAAGGCTGATGGTTTGAAGGGTGTAAATGTCCTTAGAATGTCTCGCATAGCTAAGAAAAATTTGCAAAGGGAAAAAGACAAGGAGAACTACAGGCGTCCTCCCACAGAAACAGATGAAAATGAGGCTGAAGTTAAGATAGAAAATAATGACATGGAGCTTGATTTTGGTGAAAATCCAGAAGGCGATGCACCTGATGATAATGATGGATCAGATAATGCTGGACCCACAGCAGATGAAAAGCATACGACCGAAGGAACTGATGGAAATGAAGAGAACTGCATAAATCAGGTGGATATGCTCACGGATGAGTGTTCTGTTAAGCCTGATACCATGTTGAAAGCTGAGCAGAACTGCTCAGAGAATCCTGATGTGGTGGCCACTCCACCTAGTTTCTGTATGAGGAAAGCACGTCCGAAGATAACTTCTGGTGCTGCAACGGGTTCTGAGCCGTCTAACATCTTTGAAGCATTCTGGCATCCAACAGATCTTGCTGTTAAACCAGTTATGCCCAGTAAAAAAGGAGATAAGGCTACCGAGACTGTCACTGTGCTTCCTTTTGAAGCTCTCCCTGCTGCTGATTACATCAGGTTACCACGAGAACAGATGAATGCATTCCATAGCCAGATAATTCAGAGTTTGAGTGGATCTTTTCAGGTTTCAGAAAAACAGAATATCATCAGATACCTGGAGTTGTTAAGCATGAACTCTGATGCTGCAAATATAATCACTAATGGCCCAATTATGTCATTGCTTATAAAAATGCTTCGACTATCAAAAACTTCAGTCTTGCGTGTCCAGGTTGCTTCACTAATGGGACTGTTGATACGCTACTCCACTATCCTTGATGCAGAGCTAGCTAGTTCAGGAATTGTTAATGCCTTGTCAGATGGCTTAAGGGACCGGCATGATAAACTGAGGAGATTCTGTATGGCAACACTTGGAGAATTACTGTTCTACATATCAACTCAATCTGATCAGGATAGCAAAGAAAGCAATGCCCAAGAATCTCCTATGAAGGACAACAAAGCTGGTTCTTTGTGGCAG GTCCCTAGTTCTGTAATCGCACTGGTGTCATCTATCTTGCGTAAAGGGGAAGACGATCTAGCCCAGCTTTATGCCTTACGGACAATTGATAATATATGTAGCCAAGGAACAGATTGGACATCACGGTTTGCTTCCCAAGATGTAATTGGTCATCTTTGCTACATCTATAAAGCAACTGGGAAGCAGGAGAATACAAGGCTTATTGCAATTTCTTGTTTGAGCCGCCTAGCTCGATTCAGTTCGTCATGTACTCATTTAATACTGGAGAAGCTAACATTTAAGGATATTGCATGCACACTCCTAAAGGGCAATCCACGTGAGCAACAGATAAGTCTGAATCTTCTGAACTCGGCATTAGGGAACAGTCATATCATACCAAATATGAGCCGCTATATTCTGTCATTAACCGAGGAGAAACAGTTGGTCCCTGGACTTATTTCTCTGATAGAACAGGGAACTGACATTCTGCGTGGGAAAGCCCTTCTATTTGTTGCTCTTCTTTGCAAGAACAGTCGAAGGTGGCTTCCACAATTCTTTTGCAATGCAAAGCTACTATCAGCAGTCGATAGATTGGGAAAGGAGAAGGATGGTTTCATTCATCAATGTACAGAAGCATTTGTTCAGTTAGTTGCTTCGTTGGTCCCAGGCATTCTTGACACTGTATCCAGTGATATACAGCAGGTCATGGGTGGCAAACGTCATGGACCTATTACTGCTTTAACTGGACGTGCTCATCCAAAGAGCACAATTCATTTGTTCCCTGTCATCCTTCATCTTCTTGGGAGTGTATCCTTCAATCACAGAGTTGTGACAAGTCAAGTATTGCTCCAGTTGGCTAATCTTATGAAGATATTGGAGACACCATTTCAG GCTCGGGATGATTTCCAAATGACATTGCTGAGGGTTCTTGAGGCAGCTACGGAGGAGCCTTCTGTTATACTTAGGGAACACACAATATTCACAAGTCGATTCCTTCCAAGCTTATCCATCTTATACAAGGGCAATAAAGATTGTGATGCCAGATTCCTGTGTTTGAAGATACTGTCTGATGTGATGATTGTGATCTTCAGTGATTCTTCATTGACTGCAGACGAACAATGTTTAGCTGACCTGAAAACAATCTCTCACAAATATTTTCTCCCAATGTACCCTTCATTTGCAGAGGATGAAGATCCAATACCTATGTATGCACAGAAACTTCtagtaatgctgatggaacatgatTGTGTTAAGGTATCTGATATCCTGAATGAAGCGACAGTATCCCAGTGCTTTGAATTCTTGCTTGGAGATCTTTCAAATGCAAACGTAAGCAATGTCAAGCTTTGTTTTGCTCTGGCATCTGCTCCCGACATGGACTCCAATATCCTTTCGCAGCTTCAAGTTGTCAGAAGAATAGGGAATCTACTTGAGTTTGTGACTgccaaagatatggatgatttcctGGAACCAACCTTGGAACTCTGCAGAGCTTTCATCATCCGTGGCACCGGCAGCAACAGAAGTATCGTCCTCACCAAAGAACCTGCGCTCCTTGTTGATAGCGCCTTCAGCATGAGCATTGCTGTTGATCAACAATCTTGCATCATTGACATATGCGACCTTGGTGGCAGTATGGGTATATTTCTGGAGGTGGTTGAAAATTCAGATCCACAGATAAGCGATTTGGCGTCAGATTGCGTGGTGTTGCTACTCAAGGCAGCACCTCGAGAGGCCACAATGGGCTTGCTGACAAATCTTCCTAAATTGAGCGCGCTTGTGGACTCGTTGAAGCATGGCGCCCCCCTGCCGCTGACTCGCCTGCTATACAGCCTAGCATTCTCTTGTAGGCAGTACCTAACCCAAGGAATGATACTCTCAATATCAGTGCCAGCTCTGATGCGAGTAGAAGCGCTTGTCTCGTCTTTCAAGGGCTCACAGGATAGCTGCCTTGCTGATGCTGCTTCGTGTGTGGGTGCTGAACTGCAGCGCCTACCTCGCTGTGGTTGA